One window of the Camelina sativa cultivar DH55 chromosome 1, Cs, whole genome shotgun sequence genome contains the following:
- the LOC104786866 gene encoding UDP-glycosyltransferase 71B7-like yields the protein MKFELVFIPFLGTGHLRSTVEMAKLLVERETRLSISLIILPGGKVNALSALPNDRLRYEVITNEDQPNFDPARPEFNIEYNVPKVRDLVAKLINDCSTKPDSPRIAGLVVDMFYTSMVDVAKEFSLPSYLFYTSNAGVLALQFHIQMLYDDNKYDITESDFEDSEAVLDVLSLTRPFPVKCLPHAYASKQWLPTVVNQARKFREMKGILVNTVAQLEPCALKFLSSGCDTPPPYPVGPLLQLENGVGVGDSVDEKQSEILGWLDKQPNRSVVFLCFGSMGGFREEQAREIAIALEQSGHRFLWSLRRASPNIFKEPPSEFTNLEEVLPEGFFDRTKERGKVIGWAPQVAVLANPAVGGFITHGGWNSILESLWFGVPIAPWPLYAEQKFNAFEMVEELGLAVEIRKYWRGDLIAGSGKETVLVTAEEIERGIMCLMEQDSEVRKRVKEMSEKCQVALMDAGSSQTALQTFIQDVMKNICLT from the coding sequence atgaagtttgagCTTGTCTTCATCCCTTTCCTAGGAACCGGTCATCTCAGATCAACCGTGGAGATGGCGAAGCTACTAGTTGAGCGAGAGACCCGCCTCTCTATCTCGTTAATCATACTTCCCGGAGGTAAAGTGAATGCTCTCTCCGCCTTACCTAACGACCGTCTCCGCTACGAAGTTATTACAAACGAAGATCAACCAAACTTCGATCCGGCGAGGCCTGAGTTCAATATAGAGTACAACGTACCAAAGGTGAGAGACCTCGTTGCGAAACTCATCAACGACTGCTCAACGAAACCGGATTCGCCGAGGATCGCTGGGTTGGTCGTCGACATGTTTTACACGTCGATGGTTGATGTGGCTAAGGAGTTTAGTCTTCCGAGCTACTTGTTTTACACGTCGAACGCAGGGGTTCTCGCACTTCAATTTCACATCCAGATGTTGTACGATGACAACAAGTACGATATAACCGAAAGTGATTTTGAAGACTCAGAAGCTGTGCTGGACGTTCTTAGTTTGACTCGTCCGTTTCCGGTGAAGTGCCTTCCTCACGCTTACGCATCTAAACAATGGCTCCCAACGGTTGTTAACCAAGCCAGAAAATTCAGAGAGATGAAGGGTATTTTGGTAAATACTGTGGCTCAGTTGGAACCATGTGCGTTAAAGTTCCTATCGAGTGGTTGTGATACTCCTCCTCCTTATCCAGTAGGACCACTGTTGCAACTCGAGAACGGAGTTGGAGTTGGTGATTCCGTGGACGAGAAACAATCAGAGATTTTAGGGTGGCTTGATAAGCAACCAAACAGATCAGTAGTGTTCCTCTGCTTCGGAAGCATGGGAGGCTTCCGTGAGGAACAAGCAAGAGAAATCGCCATCGCCCTAGAACAAAGCGGCCACCGTTTCTTGTGGTCTCTCCGTCGCGCATCTCCCAATATATTCAAAGAACCTCCAAGCGAGTTTACGAATCTTGAAGAAGTTCTCCCGGAAGGGTTCTTTGATCGGACAAAGGAGAGAGGGAAAGTGATCGGATGGGCTCCGCAGGTGGCCGTGCTTGCTAATCCGGCGGTTGGAGGTTTCATCACTCACGGTGGGTGGAATTCGATCCTTGAGAGTCTTTGGTTTGGTGTTCCAATAGCACCATGGCCGTTATACGCGGAACAGAAGTTCAATGCATTCGAGATGGTGGAGGAGCTTGGTCTAGCTGTGGAGATAAGAAAGTATTGGCGAGGTGATCTTATTGCGGGATCGGGAAAGGAAACGGTTTTGGTGACAGCAGAGGAGATAGAGAGGGGAATCATGTGTCTAATGGAGCAGGATAGTGAGGTGAGgaagagagtgaaagagatGAGTGAGAAATGCCAAGTGGCTTTGATGGATGCTGGATCGTCTCAAACTGCGTTGCAAACGTTTATTCAAGACGTGATGAAGAATATTTGCTTAACATGA
- the LOC104706268 gene encoding UDP-glycosyltransferase 71B8-like has translation MVEWSNGWALSEEYLXGVVVDMFCTSVIDVANEFGVPCYLFYTSNVGVLALGLHVQMLHDKKEYNATETDFEDSEALLDVPSLSRPYPVKCLPYGLGTKEWLPMFVNQARRFREMKGFLVNTFAELEPYALESLLSSGDTPRAYTVGPILHLENHVGSSKEEKGSEILRWLDEQLPRSVVFLCFGSIGGFREEQAREIAIALERSGHRFLWSLRRASPHIEKELPGEFKNLEEILPEGFFERTKDIGKVIGWAPQVAVLAKPAIGGFVTHGGWNSILESLWFGVPMTPWPLYAEQKFNAFMMVEELGLAVRIRKYWRGDQMVGAATVMVTAEE, from the coding sequence AATATCTTNCTGGTGTAGTCGTGGACATGTTTTGTACCTCGGTGATAGACGTGGCTAACGAGTTTGGTGTTCCGTGTTACTTGTTTTACACCTCGAACGTTGGGGTTCTCGCACTTGGACTTCACGTCCAGATGTTGCACGATAAGAAGGAATACAATGCCACCGAAACTGATTTTGAGGACTCGGAAGCCTTGTTGGACGTTCCAAGTTTGTCTCGTCCTTATCCGGTGAAGTGTCTTCCTTACGGTTTGGGAACGAAAGAGTGGCTTCCTATGTTTGTAAACCAAGCGAGAAGGTTCAGAGAGATGAAAGGCTTTTTGGTAAATACTTTTGCTGAGCTTGAACCTTATGCGTTGGAGTCTCTCCTCTCGAGTGGTGATACTCCTCGTGCTTACACAGTGGGACCAATATTGCATCTCGAGAACCATGTTGGCAgttcaaaagaagagaaaggttcGGAGATATTACGGTGGCTTGACGAGCAACTACCTAGGTCGGTAGTGTTCCTCTGTTTCGGAAGCATAGGAGGCTTTCGTGAGGAACAAGCAAGAGAAATCGCTATCGCCCTTGAGCGAAGCGGTCACCGTTTCTTGTGGTCTCTCCGCCGTGCATCTCCCCATATAGAAAAGGAACTTCCCGGGGAATTCAAGAATCTTGAAGAGATTCTCCCTGAAGGATTCTTTGAGCGGACAAAGGATATAGGAAAAGTGATTGGATGGGCGCCACAGGTGGCCGTGCTAGCTAAGCCAGCGATAGGAGGTTTTGTCACTCACGGCGGGTGGAACTCGATCCTCGAGAGTCTTTGGTTCGGTGTTCCGATGACACCATGGCCGTTATACGCAGAGCAAAAATTCAACGCTTTCATGATGGTGGAGGAGCTTGGCTTAGCCGTGAGGATAAGAAAGTATTGGCGAGGCGATCAGATGGTGGGAGCCGCCACGGTCATGGTGACGGCAGAGGAG